ACACCAAGTGTTCATCAAACCTTTCAGTCAATAGTCTTTATTAACATGCAAGTATCATTTGCTGCAAGCTATACAGTTTTTCCTAATCTTTCAGTtctatttcaatattttgaaCTTAAGGTAACTTCTGGACCTAACATATAAAGTAACCTACTAAAATGGGTCAAAGTTAAACTGTATTCTAGCTATCACCTTGACCTTTAAGATCACCACTTAGGTTTATAATTGGCATTATTTGTCACCAAGTAGCAGAATATAATTCTAGTACTTGGTAATTCTATACTAAAATATGTAACAGTATGTCTTAAGATGTTACTAAAATATATGCAactaacatttatatttaattgcTTTCAATAACAATGTTAGGTCTTCTAAGaggaaaaattacttttattgatcttgtttatggtctttGCAGGTTCCAGAAAAACTGGTCCATATTGAACCAGTCTTAAGTAAGCTGAAGACTTAAATTTGTAGACCCTATAATAACAGCTTTGTTTTACTACTAAGATAGAGACAATAATAAACCCAACTCTAGTGCTTCTTTTTCCACGACTAAGCAGAGACGCTCTATTATAGTTCTTCAAACTTTTTTTGTCTTAGTGTAAAAGTTGAATGACCTCTTCTATAAGTTTGAGTTCAGTAGAAGACCCAGATTATGGATATCATATCTAGTGGGACATACTTTAATTAATAGAAGATAATTAATATACTATATCAAAGTGCATTATTAGATTTGCACTGCATCTCTCCacgtttttcttattttataatatttcagttgaatggaggaagactggaattgtcAGAGAAGTCTTGCTCTTAGGATCTAGATGAAAAAGTTCATAGTGagtcttttaaaacatatttaaataatgaGAAGTGTAATCACAACAAGGGACTATGTAAGAATGAATactgcaaaggaaactttatacaATGGATTGGCCAAAATGCACAATGCACATGAAACTGAAGTCATGTAGTTTACTTGTTGACCATGTGGCTAAAGTTCAAAAAGTCTCTGCTCCAAAAGCTGTACCTAGTAATCTTccaaaattgattttaaataaagttcttaaattgtagcaataaacaaaaagacaagatacACTTAAACAATACTGCAGTTTATCAAAAGACACATAAGAAATTTCAACTCTCATGTCTTTGACAgttataaaaatcaatattttggCTAAGTTATAAACATGTTTATAATGCAATTATATGCAATTGCATAACCCTAGTAATGCTAATGACAGCTATAAGATcagaataggtttttaaaaaaacactaaaaacataaaaatatgtagCCCCATTATTTACCTGTAGAACGTGTTGAATTTATGCCTAAATTTCAGCATTTACTATATCACCACtgctctaattttaaaaatcacatccaaAGGATAAGGCAAAACCACCTACGAATTggcatatttgtttatttctcaatTTGTGAAAATGTCCTTAATTTGTTGATGTAGCAAACAAATTTCAACTCTGATTGCTatgcaaaagaacaagataatCTGCTTTGCAATGAACTTTAAAGTTCAATTGCACACAGGCAACATgctatatatgaaaaaattaCTAACTGAACTACAGGTATTAAATACTGAAAAAAGTTAAcagtttattataatttattttatttaacaatctAGGAAGTTTGCAGCCATCAGCAGTTCCAGTGCAATTTCAGGTGCAATTGGAAATTCAGGAATCTCCGTGGAGCTGTTAGTGTAGCGAACCTTGTAGGTAAAATACATGCATACTTTTGATAGCACATGTGAAGGGATCTCTCTAAAATTGACTTCATTAGTTTCGTTCTCAGCAAATTGacctggaaaagaaaaggaatttgttCATGATACATGGGCTGACCtgtgttcctccaaaattcatatgtttaagtcctaacccccaatactTGAATGTGACTATGTTTGGAGATAGGTAATtaaggccctaatccaatatgactggcatCCCTATCAGAATAGGAGATGAGGCTGCAGACACACAGAGGTAAGACAACAGTgggaagacacaggaagaagacagtcatctacaaggcaaggagagagacctcagaagaaaccaactctgtcaacaccttgatctctAATTTCCaccctccaaaactgtgagaaaataaatttctgtttaaaccATCCAGTcaatggtactttgttatggcagccctagcaaaactaatataatgcAAAAAGGATAAACCCAACTAGCATCAAATGAAATAT
This sequence is a window from Orcinus orca chromosome 17, mOrcOrc1.1, whole genome shotgun sequence. Protein-coding genes within it:
- the ELOC gene encoding elongin-C, whose amino-acid sequence is MDGEEKTYGGCEGPDAMYVKLISSDGHEFIVKREHALTSGTIKAMLSGPGQFAENETNEVNFREIPSHVLSKVCMYFTYKVRYTNSSTEIPEFPIAPEIALELLMAANFLDC